From the Quercus lobata isolate SW786 chromosome 6, ValleyOak3.0 Primary Assembly, whole genome shotgun sequence genome, one window contains:
- the LOC115994394 gene encoding pentatricopeptide repeat-containing protein At3g06430, chloroplastic, translated as MPLLKPTNPPLSSGKNHRDSRRSVMASISLSFSSSLINNTSFPSTNLRPHHPKPSTFIHCAFAPPPPKTTTTTSSSSSSVAKKKHWKQGEFPGFSETSIYGTSKRKTPLKNVKKKLDRKNNAKAWANTVTETLSELIQKKQWLQALQVFEMLREQPFYQPKEGTYMKLLVLLGKSGEPHRARQLFEEMVEEGLEPTSELYTALLAAYCRKNQIDEAFSILNQMKTLPHCQPDVFTYSTLIKPCVDACQFELVESLYEEMAERLITPNTVTQNIVLNGYGKAGKFDQMEKVLSGMLESRTCKPDVWTMNTILSVFGNKGQLDMMEKWYEKFRNFGIEPETRTFNILIGAYGKKRMYDKMSSVMEYMRKLQFPWTTSTYNNVIEAFADAGDAKHMEYTFDQMRAEGMKADTKTFCCLINGYANAGLFNKVISSAQLAGKFEIPENASFYNAVISACAKANDLMEMERVFTRMKDKQCQPNSTTYSIMVEAYRKEGMNDKIYDLEQEMMADVHKSDDAVEIDSMVDID; from the exons ATGCCCCTCctaaaacccacaaacccaccactTTCATCAGGGAAAAATCACAGAGACAGTAGACGGTCAGTCATGgcttcaatctctctctcattctcatctTCACTCATCAACAACACCTCTTTCCCCTCCACCAACCTCAGACCCCATCACCCAAAACCATCTACCTTCATCCACTGTGCATTTGCACCACCTCCacccaaaaccaccaccaccacttcatcttcatcatcttcagTGGCCAAAAAGAAGCACTGGAAGCAAGGTGAGTTCCCTGGGTTTTCAGAAACCTCAATATATGGTACTTCAAAGAGGAAGACACCTCTCAAGAATGTGAAGAAGAAATTGGACCGCAAGAACAACGCCAAGGCCTGGGCTAACACTGTCACTGAAACCTTGTCTGAACTTATCCAAAAGAAACAATGGCTCCAAGCCCTTCAG GTTTTTGAGATGCTCAGAGAACAACCCTTTTATCAACCTAAAGAAGGGACTTACATGAAGCTCCTTGTTTTGCTTGGAAAATCTGGCGAACCCCATCGTGCAAGACAACTTTTTGAAGAAATGGTTGAAGAAGGATTGGAACCTACTTCTGAACTTTACACAGCTTTACTTGCGGCGTATTGTCGGAAAAATCAAATTGACGAGGCATTCTCAATTCTTAATCAAATGAAGACCCTCCCCCATTGTCAACCTGATGTTTTTACTTACAGTACCTTGATAAAACCTTGTGTGGATGCTTGTCAATTTGAACTAGTTGAGTCCTTGTATGAAGAAATGGCTGAAAGGTTAATAACTCCAAACACAGTCACACAGAACATTGTGTTAAATGGTTATGGTAAGGCGGGGAAATTTGACCAAATGGAAAAGGTGCTATCAGGGATGCTGGAGAGCAGAACATGTAAACCTGATGTCTGGACAATGAACACTATCCTTAGTGTGTTTGGTAACAAGGGTCAGCTTGATATGATGGAGAAATGGTATGAGAAATTTCGCAATTTTGGGATTGAGCCTGAAACACGCACTTTTAATATCCTGATTGGTGCTTATGGGAAAAAACGAATGTACGACAAAATGTCATCTGTGATGGAATACATGAGGAAGCTTCAATTTCCATGGACAACATCTACTTACAACAATGTGATCGAGGCTTTTGCAGATGCTGGGGATGCAAAGCACATGGAGTACACATTTGATCAGATGCGTGCTGAGGGTATGAAAGCAGACACCAAGACTTTCTGCTGTCTTATTAATGGATATGCCAATGCAGGTCTCTTCAATAAGGTGATTAGCAGTGCACAGTTAGCTGGGAAGTTTGAGATACCTGAGAATGCCTCTTTTTATAATGCGGTTATATCAGCTTGTGCAAAGGCAAATGATTTGATGGAAATGGAGAGAGTTTTTACGCGGATGAAAGATAAGCAATGTCAACCAAATTCCACAACATACTCTATCATGGTCGAGGCATATAGAAAGGAAGGTATGAATGACAAGATCTATGATTTGGAGCAGGAGATGATGGCAGATGTTCATAAAAGTGATGATGCCGTTGAAATTGACTCTATGGTTGACATCGATTGA